Proteins encoded together in one Terriglobus saanensis SP1PR4 window:
- a CDS encoding thioredoxin family protein, with amino-acid sequence MPVVRTCSHCQQKNRISARHLSATGRCGACKTELPPIAEPLAVDTALFDDIVQNATVPVLVDFWASWCGPCRTAAPEVSRTAADMAGKAIVLKVDTEAHPELSARYQVRSIPNFVVLSGGRAVFQQPGLVGHQQMEQWLRSASAQGTTA; translated from the coding sequence ATGCCCGTCGTTCGCACCTGCAGTCACTGCCAACAGAAAAACCGCATCTCGGCCAGGCATCTTAGCGCCACTGGCCGCTGCGGAGCGTGCAAGACCGAACTCCCTCCCATCGCTGAGCCCCTTGCCGTCGACACCGCCCTGTTTGACGACATCGTCCAGAACGCCACCGTACCGGTTTTGGTGGACTTCTGGGCTAGCTGGTGTGGCCCATGCCGGACCGCAGCTCCGGAGGTCTCCCGCACAGCCGCAGACATGGCAGGTAAGGCCATCGTCCTGAAAGTAGACACAGAAGCTCACCCAGAACTTTCGGCCCGCTATCAGGTGCGCAGCATCCCCAACTTCGTCGTCCTCTCTGGTGGACGCGCCGTCTTTCAGCAACCGGGGCTGGTAGGCCATCAACAGATGGAGCAGTGGCTCCGTTCAGCCTCGGCTCAAGGCACCACCGCATAA
- a CDS encoding alpha-amylase family glycosyl hydrolase encodes MTFKRCAALFLLLSSSVFAQAPRMIKVDPPNWWVNMPKAMLLVQGENFTGARFRTDSPAVPIDHAKISANGHWAELWLSAAPQKPMNITVIAETSAGRAAMPFTFAPRRGESDGFAGFSSQDAMYLIMTDRFADGDLTNDGPDAHSPAASAVAVEERARPRGWHGGDLRGVIEHLDSLQTMGITTVWITPVYQNHEPDSYHGYGATDMYAVDEHYGTLKDYRALAAALHSRGMKLVLDTVPNHVGPAHPWVNDSPEPDWFHGTKANHHVAQGDFLPLVNPHAPWRDRRDVTEGWFADVLPDMNQENPVVSQYLIQNAIWWIEQGGVDGLRIDTFPYVRREFWRDFHATLQKLYPHLTAVGEVFNPDPTVTSSFAGGVTRDGADTGLYTPFDFPLHVAMGNVFSGKATMDQLAEVLRHDSLYPHPERLVPFLDNHDTSRFLSLPGASVARQKLALAFLLTTRGMPQLYSGDEIAMTGGDDPENRHDFLGGFPRSGQAKVTPIPDPAPQEMLTWVRQLLNLRKKESALRSGVEQIVYTSADSIVYLRTEGGRHLLIAIHSGDEDVRFHIPKENTGLENLKAAELLFGGGSFESGVSDATMSLPANSVYIGVLH; translated from the coding sequence ATGACTTTCAAGCGCTGCGCTGCTCTCTTTCTTCTCTTATCCTCTTCGGTGTTTGCGCAGGCTCCGCGCATGATCAAGGTCGACCCGCCGAACTGGTGGGTGAATATGCCGAAGGCGATGTTGCTGGTGCAGGGAGAGAACTTTACGGGCGCACGTTTTCGCACGGATAGCCCTGCGGTCCCTATCGATCACGCAAAGATCTCGGCCAACGGTCACTGGGCGGAGTTGTGGCTGAGTGCGGCACCGCAGAAGCCGATGAACATCACTGTGATTGCGGAGACAAGTGCAGGACGTGCGGCGATGCCGTTTACCTTTGCGCCGCGACGCGGAGAGAGCGATGGCTTTGCAGGCTTCTCTTCGCAGGATGCGATGTATCTCATCATGACCGATCGTTTCGCGGATGGAGATCTGACGAACGACGGACCGGATGCGCACAGTCCCGCGGCGAGTGCCGTTGCAGTCGAAGAGCGTGCGCGGCCGCGCGGCTGGCATGGTGGAGATCTGCGCGGAGTGATCGAGCACCTCGATTCCCTCCAAACCATGGGCATTACGACCGTCTGGATTACGCCTGTTTATCAGAATCACGAGCCCGATAGCTATCACGGTTATGGAGCGACCGATATGTACGCCGTCGACGAGCACTACGGCACACTTAAGGACTATCGTGCACTGGCTGCTGCCCTGCATAGCAGGGGAATGAAGCTCGTGCTGGACACCGTTCCCAATCACGTTGGACCCGCGCATCCGTGGGTCAATGATTCACCTGAGCCGGACTGGTTTCACGGGACGAAGGCGAATCATCACGTTGCGCAAGGCGACTTTCTCCCGCTCGTTAATCCCCATGCGCCGTGGCGTGATCGACGCGATGTGACCGAGGGTTGGTTTGCCGATGTGCTGCCGGACATGAATCAGGAAAACCCGGTGGTCTCGCAATATCTGATTCAAAATGCGATCTGGTGGATTGAGCAGGGCGGTGTCGATGGCTTGCGCATCGACACGTTTCCCTATGTTCGACGCGAGTTCTGGCGCGATTTTCATGCGACGCTGCAGAAACTCTATCCCCATCTGACCGCCGTGGGGGAGGTTTTCAATCCGGATCCAACAGTTACTTCTTCCTTTGCCGGAGGGGTCACGCGCGACGGCGCCGATACGGGGCTTTATACTCCATTCGATTTTCCGCTGCATGTCGCCATGGGTAACGTGTTTAGTGGAAAGGCAACGATGGACCAGTTGGCTGAGGTACTCAGACATGATTCTCTCTACCCACATCCGGAGCGTCTCGTCCCGTTTCTGGATAACCATGACACCTCTCGATTTCTGAGTTTGCCGGGCGCGAGCGTGGCCAGGCAGAAGCTGGCGCTTGCGTTTCTACTGACGACGCGCGGGATGCCGCAGCTTTACTCGGGGGATGAGATCGCGATGACAGGCGGCGACGATCCAGAGAATCGCCACGATTTTCTCGGTGGTTTCCCGAGGAGCGGACAGGCAAAGGTGACGCCAATACCGGATCCGGCGCCGCAAGAGATGTTGACCTGGGTAAGACAGCTGCTTAACCTGCGGAAAAAAGAGAGCGCCCTGCGGAGCGGTGTAGAACAGATTGTTTATACGTCTGCCGATAGCATCGTCTATCTGCGAACAGAAGGCGGGCGACATCTTCTGATTGCGATCCATTCAGGGGATGAGGATGTTCGCTTCCATATCCCGAAAGAAAATACTGGTCTGGAAAATTTGAAAGCGGCGGAGCTTCTCTTTGGAGGAGGGAGCTTTGAGTCTGGCGTGAGCGACGCGACGATGAGCCTGCCTGCAAACTCGGTTTACATTGGCGTCTTGCACTAA
- a CDS encoding NADH:flavin oxidoreductase/NADH oxidase has product MATAPNDLFSPLAQRSVTFPNRVVVSPMCQYSYTDGISDDWQFVHLGSRAVGGAGTVFTEAAAVSPEGRITLGDLGIWTDTHIAPLARINAFVKAQGAVPAIQLAHAGRKASMAKPWDVPSRAVPVNEGGWLTVGPTTERFSETYPTPSALDRSGMDKIVADFAAATQRSAAAGFLLAEVHAAHGYLLHEFLSPLSNTRTDEYGGSLENRARFPLEIVRTVRANFPAELPVWVRLSVTDWIDPSKNIPTGGLTVEDSIAFARLLKAEGIDLVDCSSGGNDPRQQIPIGAGYQVAFADRIRREAGIPTGAVGMITAPEQADQIVRTGQADVVLLARELLRDPYWPLHAAEALHKPASWPVQYERAAHGKVERREPLKY; this is encoded by the coding sequence ATGGCAACCGCTCCGAACGATCTCTTCTCTCCGCTCGCGCAACGCTCGGTAACCTTTCCCAACCGAGTTGTCGTCTCGCCCATGTGCCAGTACAGCTACACCGACGGCATCTCTGACGACTGGCAGTTTGTGCATCTCGGCAGCCGCGCCGTCGGAGGAGCAGGCACAGTCTTCACCGAAGCTGCAGCAGTCAGCCCCGAAGGCCGCATCACGCTCGGCGATCTAGGGATATGGACGGACACGCACATCGCTCCGCTCGCCCGAATCAATGCCTTCGTGAAGGCCCAGGGCGCTGTTCCGGCGATCCAGCTTGCGCACGCCGGACGCAAAGCCAGCATGGCAAAACCGTGGGACGTGCCTTCGCGAGCAGTTCCAGTGAACGAAGGCGGCTGGCTGACGGTTGGGCCAACCACCGAGCGGTTTTCCGAGACCTATCCGACGCCATCAGCGCTCGACCGTTCTGGCATGGACAAAATAGTGGCAGACTTTGCCGCAGCCACACAGCGCTCTGCCGCCGCTGGCTTTCTCCTCGCAGAAGTCCACGCCGCCCACGGCTATCTCCTGCATGAATTCCTTTCTCCGCTCTCCAACACGCGCACCGACGAGTACGGTGGCAGTCTGGAGAACCGCGCACGCTTTCCACTCGAGATTGTTCGTACGGTCAGAGCCAACTTCCCCGCTGAACTTCCGGTCTGGGTTCGTCTCTCCGTCACCGATTGGATCGATCCCTCAAAAAACATTCCGACCGGAGGCCTCACGGTAGAAGACTCCATCGCCTTCGCCAGGCTCTTGAAAGCCGAAGGCATCGATCTCGTGGACTGCTCCTCCGGCGGCAACGATCCTCGTCAGCAAATCCCCATCGGCGCGGGATATCAGGTCGCCTTCGCAGACCGCATCCGACGCGAAGCCGGCATCCCGACGGGCGCAGTCGGCATGATCACCGCACCGGAGCAGGCAGATCAGATCGTCCGCACAGGCCAGGCAGACGTTGTTCTGCTGGCGCGAGAACTTCTCCGCGATCCCTACTGGCCCCTGCACGCTGCGGAAGCTCTTCACAAACCCGCCAGCTGGCCCGTACAGTACGAACGCGCCGCTCACGGCAAGGTGGAACGTCGCGAACCACTCAAGTATTGA
- a CDS encoding MGH1-like glycoside hydrolase domain-containing protein: MEQGVASLAVLSGLPVLAQVPDSSGSAPEFRTSNRRWQDAYDKALSILAHNVQVMPKYDKPVLIEGASYAGIWQECGPHESLVYRHFRKDVARNSHMTFFKLQRADGQLPANNKLTETGFGQIQMVVPIAATAWELARATCDDELLRVAYTSCSQWDEWLAKFRNTRGTGLVEGFCTYDTGHDNSPRWKGIPPQCPGKDAKRYPPIPSLPRLCPDLSATVYGGRLALSAMAQALGKTADSQRWMDRAGDIRELILSKLYVPEDAAFYDLDGEDHFVKVRSDILSRMCGEHVVDQKLFDELWTLQIHNPKAFWAPFPLPSVALDDPQFVRPIPRNSWGGASQALTALRAVRWFDHYGRAAEFSFMMDRWCEALQRDMTFRQQLDPLDGVFTKQDMPSYSPASLVMMEYTWRLVGVCEEADELQWNIRPGHPAAEAAYFRIVTDAGRVAEVNYKSHGGEVRLNGHLIASLQSGVARLVTDKTGKPVALLGIHEQAQKVSLKLPGHATRTLSLSPNQRVSL; encoded by the coding sequence ATGGAGCAGGGAGTCGCTTCGCTTGCCGTACTGAGCGGCCTTCCCGTTCTCGCGCAAGTACCAGACAGTTCGGGGTCCGCGCCTGAGTTTCGCACGTCCAACCGGCGTTGGCAGGATGCGTACGACAAGGCGCTCAGCATCCTCGCGCACAACGTGCAGGTGATGCCGAAGTATGACAAGCCGGTGCTTATCGAAGGCGCCAGCTATGCGGGTATCTGGCAGGAGTGTGGGCCGCATGAGTCGCTTGTCTATCGGCATTTTCGCAAAGATGTTGCGCGCAACAGCCACATGACGTTCTTTAAGCTGCAGCGCGCGGACGGGCAGCTTCCCGCGAACAACAAGCTGACAGAGACAGGTTTCGGACAGATTCAGATGGTGGTCCCCATTGCCGCGACGGCGTGGGAACTGGCGCGGGCGACGTGCGATGACGAACTGCTGCGTGTGGCGTATACGTCCTGCTCGCAGTGGGATGAGTGGCTTGCGAAGTTTCGCAACACGCGCGGCACCGGACTGGTGGAAGGCTTCTGCACCTACGACACCGGGCACGATAATAGTCCGCGATGGAAAGGTATTCCACCGCAGTGTCCGGGCAAGGACGCGAAGAGGTATCCGCCGATCCCGAGTCTTCCGCGGCTTTGTCCGGACCTATCGGCTACTGTGTATGGCGGACGTCTTGCGCTTTCGGCGATGGCGCAGGCGCTGGGGAAGACAGCAGATTCTCAGCGCTGGATGGATCGTGCCGGAGATATTCGAGAGCTGATTCTCTCCAAACTCTATGTTCCCGAGGATGCGGCCTTCTACGATCTCGATGGGGAAGACCACTTCGTTAAGGTTCGCTCCGATATTCTCAGTCGGATGTGCGGGGAACACGTGGTAGACCAGAAGCTCTTCGATGAGCTGTGGACGCTACAGATCCATAACCCGAAGGCGTTCTGGGCTCCGTTTCCACTGCCTTCGGTTGCGTTGGACGATCCGCAGTTCGTACGGCCCATCCCTAGAAACTCATGGGGCGGGGCATCACAGGCCTTGACGGCATTGCGCGCGGTTCGTTGGTTCGACCACTATGGGCGCGCCGCCGAGTTCAGCTTCATGATGGATCGCTGGTGTGAGGCACTGCAGCGAGACATGACATTTCGCCAGCAGCTCGATCCGCTCGATGGCGTGTTCACGAAGCAGGATATGCCGAGCTACTCCCCGGCATCGCTGGTGATGATGGAGTACACCTGGCGTCTCGTGGGTGTCTGCGAAGAGGCGGATGAGTTGCAGTGGAATATCCGACCTGGGCATCCTGCGGCGGAGGCGGCGTACTTCCGCATCGTGACCGATGCTGGACGTGTTGCCGAGGTGAATTATAAGAGCCATGGCGGAGAGGTTAGGTTGAACGGCCACCTAATTGCCAGCCTGCAATCAGGTGTAGCGCGCCTCGTTACAGATAAGACGGGCAAGCCGGTCGCGCTGCTGGGGATTCATGAACAGGCCCAGAAGGTTTCGTTGAAGCTTCCTGGCCATGCGACGCGGACGCTGTCCCTATCGCCCAATCAACGGGTATCTCTCTAG
- a CDS encoding VOC family protein: MSTTTAQISDTPVKLKTGNFVWHELRTTDDKAAEDFYTHVVGWKAKGSGDPGGMPYTLLCVGDRETAGLMEITPSLSAGGMKAEWVGFVGVDDVDAYAHRLEQAGGKLKFPPQDIPAVGRFASVEDPQGAVFFLFKGSLADAPTPPPEGTPGTVGWNELAANDGESAWPFYSGLFGWKEDSIMDMGPMGAYRIFSNGGNSIGGMMTRDHSKSSAPTWLYYINVGDIDAAAARIQEKQGVILMGPHEVPGPVWIILANDPQGVMFAVVGTRKTAAA; encoded by the coding sequence ATGAGCACAACAACGGCACAGATTTCAGACACACCCGTGAAGCTAAAGACTGGCAATTTCGTCTGGCACGAACTCAGAACCACCGACGACAAAGCGGCGGAAGACTTCTACACCCACGTCGTAGGTTGGAAGGCGAAAGGGTCCGGCGATCCCGGTGGCATGCCATATACGCTTCTTTGCGTTGGAGATCGAGAAACCGCTGGTCTCATGGAAATCACACCTTCGCTGTCCGCTGGTGGCATGAAAGCAGAGTGGGTTGGGTTCGTGGGTGTAGACGACGTGGATGCCTACGCTCATCGGCTGGAACAGGCTGGTGGTAAGTTGAAATTCCCGCCACAGGACATTCCCGCAGTCGGTCGTTTCGCTTCCGTAGAAGACCCGCAAGGGGCGGTCTTCTTCTTATTCAAGGGATCGCTCGCGGACGCGCCAACGCCTCCTCCCGAGGGAACCCCAGGTACAGTCGGCTGGAACGAACTCGCAGCGAATGATGGCGAGTCCGCATGGCCTTTTTACTCCGGTCTCTTCGGCTGGAAAGAAGACAGCATCATGGACATGGGCCCAATGGGTGCTTACAGAATCTTCAGCAACGGCGGAAATTCCATCGGTGGCATGATGACGCGCGATCACTCAAAATCCTCGGCACCGACCTGGCTCTACTACATCAACGTCGGCGATATTGACGCGGCGGCAGCACGCATTCAGGAGAAGCAGGGCGTCATTCTCATGGGGCCGCATGAGGTTCCCGGTCCGGTGTGGATCATCCTCGCCAACGATCCGCAGGGAGTGATGTTCGCCGTCGTCGGTACTCGAAAGACCGCAGCCGCTTAG
- a CDS encoding DUF899 family protein: MVDPRILVPATELAAKNTVSFPKESSAYREARNALLAEEIELRRHIERVAELRRALPPGGEIPQNYEVEGEAGPTTFDQLFGDKQTLAVYSFMFPPQRPRPCPVCTSLLSAWDGTARNLRERIALVVFARSPIDRLLDFKRERGWVNLQLYSDITGDYTRNYVSAEDEDYPGLNIFTRRDGTIRHFWGGEMGGSMADPGQDPRGAPDIDPLWTILDLTPEGRGTDWYPKLEYTTPPLMKIEMSESAVPISAGSS, translated from the coding sequence ATGGTTGACCCAAGGATCCTTGTCCCGGCAACGGAACTCGCAGCAAAGAACACGGTGAGTTTTCCGAAGGAAAGCAGCGCCTATCGGGAGGCGCGCAATGCTCTGCTTGCAGAAGAGATCGAACTGCGGCGGCATATCGAACGGGTCGCAGAGTTGCGTCGCGCACTGCCACCCGGCGGAGAGATACCGCAAAACTACGAGGTCGAAGGAGAAGCGGGGCCAACTACCTTCGACCAACTCTTCGGCGACAAACAGACACTTGCGGTCTACAGCTTCATGTTCCCGCCGCAGCGCCCGCGTCCTTGCCCGGTATGCACATCGCTGCTCTCCGCATGGGATGGTACGGCGAGGAACCTCCGCGAACGCATTGCTTTAGTGGTCTTTGCACGTTCCCCCATCGATCGGCTTCTCGACTTCAAGAGAGAGCGAGGCTGGGTCAACCTGCAACTTTATTCCGACATTACAGGAGACTACACGCGCAACTATGTAAGTGCCGAAGATGAGGACTATCCGGGATTAAACATCTTCACACGCCGCGATGGCACGATCCGCCACTTCTGGGGCGGAGAGATGGGCGGCAGCATGGCCGACCCCGGCCAGGACCCGCGAGGCGCTCCAGACATCGATCCACTCTGGACGATCCTCGATCTCACACCCGAAGGTCGCGGTACAGACTGGTACCCAAAGCTTGAGTACACCACGCCTCCTCTCATGAAGATCGAAATGAGTGAGAGCGCCGTGCCGATTAGTGCTGGTTCCAGCTAA
- a CDS encoding glycoside hydrolase family 3 C-terminal domain-containing protein, producing the protein MAVASAVFEAWYPGQEGGTAICGDLLGENNPPGRLPIRRITIST; encoded by the coding sequence ATCGCCGTTGCGTCGGCGGTTTTTGAAGCATGGTATCCGGGGCAGGAAGGAGGCACGGCCATTTGCGGAGACTTACTTGGAGAAAACAACCCCCCCGGACGGCTACCGATTCGGAGGATTACGATCTCTACGTAG
- a CDS encoding carbohydrate porin yields the protein MKNQWSCLWSNSLRPMDWIVRSAVLASLMLGCDGAAAQVGSGSPHASAHVQVQTQAGDTDKAGSDSTIGGQALDQDVAVLSRVPSDPLFVRDPFRLLLVPTDKTMNELRKKEGLSFAATYTVVNQYATSTPEGIRHNWGTGRFDLAGGWKAYDHGGSAGSFSLLVRSGTNLGVSQQFNLSDSLGSGLVLNCLPGGGAQRPITLNVLYYRQDFYQKRMAFYIGKIHPNEFISLSLYNNDERTQFLNAENDGNLTIPSDGTYAGGAALEYQVTPRIYIHAVTVDTEGGQEKNLKTLVDKKYMNAVELGWKKGSPTQQEHLFRFVVWRDDTATQGSGAGVGFGSDYELKDGWVPFGRIGIATDKGSSIKRVFDAGLVHIRPFGRRGDMFGASFTLTDPSHGAKHHESLFETFYRVRVTKSLELGPDLEVSIHPTNNAHAYTTALLGARMRIIF from the coding sequence ATGAAAAATCAATGGAGTTGTCTCTGGTCGAATTCGCTGCGACCGATGGACTGGATCGTGCGCAGTGCCGTTCTGGCCTCACTCATGCTGGGATGCGATGGGGCTGCAGCGCAGGTGGGGTCAGGGTCGCCGCATGCTTCGGCGCACGTGCAGGTGCAGACGCAGGCCGGAGACACAGACAAGGCAGGTTCTGATTCGACGATCGGGGGACAGGCCCTCGACCAGGATGTGGCCGTATTGTCGAGGGTGCCCTCCGATCCGCTTTTCGTCCGCGATCCGTTTCGCCTGCTGCTCGTACCCACCGACAAAACAATGAACGAGCTTCGTAAGAAAGAGGGGCTCAGCTTTGCGGCGACCTATACCGTCGTCAACCAGTACGCCACCTCGACACCTGAAGGAATAAGACATAACTGGGGAACGGGGCGGTTCGATCTGGCGGGTGGATGGAAGGCGTATGACCACGGCGGAAGCGCGGGTTCGTTCAGTCTGCTGGTGCGTTCGGGTACGAATCTCGGCGTGAGTCAGCAGTTCAATTTGAGCGATTCGCTGGGTTCAGGATTGGTACTCAATTGCCTGCCGGGTGGGGGTGCGCAGCGTCCGATTACTCTGAATGTTTTGTATTATCGGCAGGATTTTTATCAAAAGAGGATGGCCTTCTATATCGGGAAGATTCACCCCAACGAGTTCATCAGCCTTAGCCTCTACAACAACGACGAACGAACGCAGTTTCTCAATGCAGAGAACGATGGAAATCTGACCATTCCCTCGGACGGGACCTACGCGGGAGGCGCAGCGCTCGAGTATCAGGTCACGCCTCGCATTTACATTCATGCGGTCACGGTGGATACAGAAGGTGGGCAGGAGAAGAACCTTAAGACGCTTGTCGATAAAAAGTATATGAACGCCGTCGAACTGGGATGGAAGAAGGGCTCACCAACACAGCAGGAGCATCTGTTCCGGTTCGTGGTGTGGCGTGACGATACGGCGACACAGGGAAGCGGAGCCGGGGTGGGATTTGGATCGGATTATGAACTGAAAGACGGCTGGGTTCCATTTGGGCGCATTGGGATCGCCACGGATAAAGGCTCATCGATTAAGAGAGTGTTTGACGCGGGGTTGGTCCATATACGGCCCTTCGGACGACGAGGCGATATGTTCGGCGCATCCTTCACGCTCACAGACCCAAGCCATGGAGCGAAGCACCATGAAAGTCTCTTTGAGACGTTTTATCGCGTGAGGGTGACAAAGAGCCTGGAACTCGGGCCGGATCTCGAAGTGTCCATCCACCCAACCAACAATGCTCACGCGTATACGACGGCGCTGCTTGGAGCGAGGATGAGGATCATTTTTTAG
- a CDS encoding LacI family DNA-binding transcriptional regulator has protein sequence MRPIKTNPSPTISDVAKAASVSTATVSRAFSRPEMLRQETVNQVRFHATKLGYLPNLAARALSTGRQGNIAILVPDIANPFFPPLLRAAQATADFAGYSVFLGDSDEDPEREQRLVNKLVMQVEGFILASSRMQNKKILELSERQPVVLINRDTPGLPRVLIDTVAGIDAAVAHLAAFGHQHLVYISGPAASWSDQQRRSAVSNAAARHKMKMQSVPARHPSFDAGREVTSTVLNMDVTAAITFDDFVAHGLLAGLAEQGVLVPRDFSVIGCDDVLGASTYPALTSVSARCDEAGRMAADLLISTLQTGKRGDVRCLLETWLVIRDTTAPAPKTGRPKLKKKVLPKNNLGDLAFTGTRSSV, from the coding sequence ATGCGTCCGATCAAGACAAATCCGAGCCCCACGATCAGCGATGTAGCAAAGGCTGCCAGCGTTTCCACAGCCACTGTCTCGCGAGCCTTCAGCCGTCCGGAGATGCTGCGCCAGGAGACGGTGAACCAGGTTCGCTTCCACGCAACCAAACTTGGATATCTGCCGAACCTGGCAGCCCGCGCACTCAGCACGGGCAGGCAGGGAAATATCGCCATCCTTGTGCCGGATATTGCGAACCCGTTTTTCCCTCCCCTGCTCCGGGCGGCCCAGGCTACAGCAGACTTCGCCGGATACAGCGTCTTTCTCGGCGATTCCGATGAAGATCCAGAGAGAGAGCAGCGCCTGGTGAACAAGCTTGTCATGCAGGTGGAAGGATTCATCCTCGCCTCCTCGCGCATGCAGAACAAAAAAATCCTCGAACTTTCAGAACGGCAGCCCGTCGTTTTGATCAATCGAGATACGCCCGGACTGCCTCGGGTTCTGATCGACACCGTTGCCGGGATTGATGCGGCTGTCGCTCATCTTGCAGCGTTCGGCCACCAGCATCTGGTGTACATCAGTGGGCCCGCTGCCTCCTGGTCAGACCAGCAACGACGTTCGGCTGTGAGCAACGCTGCGGCCCGCCACAAAATGAAGATGCAGTCTGTTCCAGCACGACATCCAAGCTTTGACGCGGGCAGAGAAGTCACGAGCACCGTTCTGAATATGGACGTGACCGCAGCAATCACCTTCGACGACTTTGTAGCCCACGGCTTGCTCGCGGGGCTCGCAGAACAGGGCGTTCTGGTCCCCCGCGACTTCAGCGTCATCGGGTGCGACGACGTGCTGGGAGCTTCCACCTACCCAGCGCTTACAAGTGTCTCCGCGCGATGCGATGAAGCTGGACGTATGGCGGCAGACCTTTTGATCAGTACTTTGCAGACCGGCAAGCGCGGCGATGTGCGCTGCCTATTGGAGACATGGCTCGTGATTCGGGATACGACCGCACCTGCTCCTAAAACAGGCCGTCCAAAGTTGAAGAAGAAAGTTCTTCCGAAAAACAATCTGGGAGATCTTGCATTCACGGGCACGCGAAGCTCTGTTTAA